TGCCGTGCGTACCGGCCGCAGCGGCACCGCTCAGCCGCCCGTCCCCAGCCAGCCCGCCAGTTTGCCGCCCTTGCCGACGGCCCGCAGGCGCCGTTCCGCCGCGTCCCGCACCGGGTCCGTCGCCACGACCAGCAGTTCGTCGCCGCGCCGCAGGACCGTCGTGGGCGACGGCACGAAGCTCTTGCCGTCCCGTACGACGAGGGTGACCGCGGCGCCCTGCGGCAGCCGCAGCTCCGCGACCTCCACGCCGTGCATCCTCGACTGCTCGGGGATCGACAGCGACAGCAGATGGCCGCGCAGCCGCTCCAGGGGCGCCGACTCGACGCCCAGGTCGGTGGCCTCCGACCCGTCGCCCAGCCGCAGCGCCTTCGCCAGCCACGGCAGCGTCGGCCCCTGCACCAGCGTGTAGACGACGACCAGCACGAAGACGATGTTGAACACCTTCCTGCTGCCCTCGATCCCGGACACCATCGGGATCGTGGCCAGGATGATCGGTACCGCGCCCCGCAGCCCGGCCCACGACATGAGGGCCTGCTCCTGCCACGGCAGGCGGAACGGCGTCAGGCTCAGGAACACCGAGACGGGCCGGGCCACAGCGGTCAGGACGAGCCCGATCGCCACGGCGGGCCAGAAGTCCCGCAGCAGCTCGTGCGGCGTCACCAGCAGGCCGAGCAGCACGAACATGCCGATCTGGGCGATCCAGCCGAGCCCCTCGGCGAAGCCCCGGTTCGCGGGCTGGTGCGGCAGCTTGGCGTTGCCGAGCACCATGGAGGCCAGATACACCGCGAGGAAGCCGCTGCCGTGCGCGAGGGCACCCGCCGCGTACGCGGTGACCGCGATGGCCATGACGGCGATCGGGTACAGGCCGGAGGCGGGCAGGGCGACCCGCTTCAGCCCGTACGCGCCGAGGAAGCCGACCGCGAGGCCGATGGCCGCGCCGATGGCCAGCTCCAGCGCGATCGTGGCGACGAGGACGTACCAGCTGTCCACGGGCCCCGTCGTCGAGAACGCGACGACCAGGATCACCACGGGCGCGTCGTTGAAGCCCGACTCGGCCTCCAGGGTGCCGGTCACGCGCGACGGCAGCGGCACCTTCCGCAGCACGGAGAAGACCGCGGCGGCGTCCGTGGAGGAGACGACCGCGCCGATGAGCAGCGCCTGCCGCCACTCCAGGCCGATCAGGTAGTGCGCGGCGGCGGCCGTGATGCCCACGCTCACCGCGACGCCCACGGTCGCGAGGACGGAGGCGGCGGGCAGCGCCGGCCTGACCTCCTTCCACTTCGTGCCCAGACCGCCCTCGGCGAGGATCACGACGAGCGCGCCGTATCCGATGACCTGGGTGAGCTCGGCGTTGTCGAAGGTGATGTTGCCGATGCCGTCCTGTCCCATGGCGATGCCGATACCGAGGTACAGCAGCAGGCTGGGAAGGCCGCTGCGCGAGGACAGGCGCACCGCGACGACGGCGACGAGCAGCACGAGCGAGCCGATGAGCAGCAGTTCGTTGAGCTGGTGGACAGTCAGGGGCCGAACCTTCCCGGGAGATGCGTGGGCGGACATCTTCAGTTGTGCGGCTCCCGCCGGAACGGGCACTTGTACGGCTCCCGCGGACGGGCGTCCGCTGTGCGGGTTTCCGCCGCGCGGTCCCGCAGGCGCCGATTTCTCGGCCGGGGCAGGGATATGCCGGGCATGTCCGGCGACGGGCGCGGTTCGCGGCAGCCGGTACTTCGTTACCTTACCTAATCTTTAACGCTTCCCTGACGCGGGAGCCGTCGCCCGTGGAGCGCCCCCTTACTGACACCGCGTCCGGGCCGCCCGACCGCTGCGCCTATGGTTGCTCCAGCACTCCTGGACCAAGCCTGCGCCTCGAAGGACAGCGATGCCCGCCAACACCAC
This genomic window from Streptomyces thermolilacinus SPC6 contains:
- a CDS encoding potassium/proton antiporter, which produces MSAHASPGKVRPLTVHQLNELLLIGSLVLLVAVVAVRLSSRSGLPSLLLYLGIGIAMGQDGIGNITFDNAELTQVIGYGALVVILAEGGLGTKWKEVRPALPAASVLATVGVAVSVGITAAAAHYLIGLEWRQALLIGAVVSSTDAAAVFSVLRKVPLPSRVTGTLEAESGFNDAPVVILVVAFSTTGPVDSWYVLVATIALELAIGAAIGLAVGFLGAYGLKRVALPASGLYPIAVMAIAVTAYAAGALAHGSGFLAVYLASMVLGNAKLPHQPANRGFAEGLGWIAQIGMFVLLGLLVTPHELLRDFWPAVAIGLVLTAVARPVSVFLSLTPFRLPWQEQALMSWAGLRGAVPIILATIPMVSGIEGSRKVFNIVFVLVVVYTLVQGPTLPWLAKALRLGDGSEATDLGVESAPLERLRGHLLSLSIPEQSRMHGVEVAELRLPQGAAVTLVVRDGKSFVPSPTTVLRRGDELLVVATDPVRDAAERRLRAVGKGGKLAGWLGTGG